The Indicator indicator isolate 239-I01 chromosome 21, UM_Iind_1.1, whole genome shotgun sequence region GAGTACCTGAGCTGAAGAGCAAGGAGTAATGAGAGTTACAAATGCACCCACCAAACTGGTTGTATtcaaacacaacacaaacctTTAATGCCACCAgcccttctgcctctgctgtcaGTGGGGATGCCCCTCCAGCTCGTCACAGTTCACCTTACAGACCCCACTGCCAGACGCACACTGGTGAGCTGCCCTCTGCCTCTCTGTCTGACTGCTGTAGGTATGCAGGAGGACATAATTTCTCTAGCAACTGCTCTGTCAGGGATGGACCATAGCCACCCAGATGAAGTGCCCTGAAGTGTCCTCAGGTGGTCAAGCACTTGGACAAGATAATAGTCATAGGTCTCTCCCAACTGAAATCtgttctactctgctctagcagAGCTCCTCCCATTGCACATGGCATGCATTTGGGGTTATGAGGCCATTTAAAGACCTAATTCAGAACTCCTGAGGTTAAGACACCTCCTTCACATTAAATAATTTTGAATCCTGGATGCGTACTTCTCCACAGCTACCACTCTTATCCTGTCCTGagggctgggaaaaaaaaaacctgacatGAGAATGCTCATGAACTGCTGACCACATTTAACTGCAATCACTACTCCTAGTCCAACAATCCTCAGGTATAAAACTTCAGCTCTATTAGAGATTTGCCTCTGTAAAGGCTTCAGGATGAGGTCTGTAGAAAGGCAGTGCTGTCAAAGAGGATGTTTCAGTAAACATAGCCAACCAGTAATTTAAGGTAAttgcctttttccccccagcaTTCACTGAAATTACAGAAGAACAGTCAGCAAAGTATTCTTTCCTCATGACACACTAGTTAGAGCTCACAATACCAGCATGAGTTAAGGTTTGCTATAGAGGAATGCCTTTTGTTGGGTAGGAATTTGTAGAATCATATTTGTGTACTCTGTGTGGATAGCACATCAGGAGCTTGCATCACCAGGTCAGACCTTTCCAGATCCTTACACAAACACCGTAATTCTTACAACTCTGGAGCTATTTTAGGCTCAGCCACTGCAGGTGATTGAACTCATGGTCAATAAAAGGCAATTGCTGATTATGTCTCAGTCTGTGGTGATAAAAGCATCCTTACATGGATGCTCTGTCTGGCTGAATCAGGAGCATATTCAATACTCTCCAGTTCTTTTACAAACACCCTGAATCATATGGAGTACAATTAAGTgtctttttaaagcagtttttgAACTAATTgggtaatttttaaaataataaataaataacttaaTTAGATAGGCATTTTCTCCAAATAAAATGATCCTTCTACACGTCCTGTACCTCAGAAAATACCTGTATGTGATACCACCTAATGGCTGAATTGTTAGCTGCCCTGAATTCTATGAGTGCTCAGCCTCGCTAACAAGGATGATGAAATAAAAAAGCTTCTTGAGCAAGTGTGCACTACAAATACCAAGTTATTGATCCCCATATCTCAGTCATTCTCTCCTCAGTTCATTGGGATTGTCTCTAGtgtatttttttcaaacaaGTACCAAATACATTTTAAGTATTTCCAGGTTGGGTTTTTgacaggaggaatttttttgtGACGTGAGTATATTCAGCAGTTCATGATTTCCCCTACTCTACAGATTATGGCATGCTGCACGTGCAGAAATCAGCCAAAATCATCAAATTCCCAGTGTTTCAGGATTGTAAGTGGTTGCTGAGTTCATTCTCCAGACACTGTAATTGCCCTTTTGTTCTTATGCTCCTGAGCTTAGCACTGATAAGGCAGAGAATtacctgcagagctggctgcctgctggggctgctaGCAGAGAGGTGGCAGCAGGTGCCCAGAACATATAGGTGCAAGACCATGGCTACATGCCACTGtattgtcaggaaaaaaattaacctgTAATTAATACCACACACTGGCAAACCCAGCCTCAGTCCAGCCACAGCTATGTACCTTCAAAACAGAGTTACAGGAAAGCTGTTTTAAAACTTTCTGACTCCTGAAGTCCAGTCGGCAGCTCTGATGAGAGCAGGGTCCaacctctgctttgttttcattgaTTATTTTGCTTTGGATATACATTAAAACATTAAGCTAATAATTGACCCACCACAGCGTCTCGACCCATGCAACCTTATCACAGCATTGATTGAGTCTAGCccagaaaagcaaggaaattcAGACAGAAAGGCTCAATCCCACATGACATACACAATGGGAAACCTCACTACACCAGTACTGCTCTTATTAAAGGTACTGGGAGTTTTGGGAACAGGCCAAGTCCTTGCTGAGTTGAAATCAGCAGAAATTCTGCTGGAGTAATCAAAAGAGAATCCAGCTGTATCTTTACTACGGTGTGTTAAAAGCCATCACTCTGTGAAACTCCTGCAAAGCAATTATACACAGACTGAATCTGTCTTACCCTTCGAATTCTAGAGTTGGTAGTTTACTCATACAGCTTAAAACCCAAGTTTCTATCACTAATGGTCACTAGCTGATACATTGACATGGGTagagaaaagcacagccttgcaaAGCAGAGTCACTAAGCTCCTCAACCTTGTGGAGTCCCACACATGTCCTACCAGCATGGGTCACAAGTAGGACAGTGAAAAGAGTCCTTCTTTCTCTCAGAATTCCATTTCTGCTTAATACTaccccagaggaggccaccccGCGTTTCTTGGACTTTTCTGCCTGGCAGCCAGCTGGTTGCACTTCCCTTCTAAAGGACTaatcttgggtttgttttttttgtttgtttgtttttgttttgtttccgggtttttgttgttgttttggttgtggtttttttttttttgtttgtttgtttgtttggggttttttttggtggtttttttttcagaacaccTCACCTGAGCAGTGAGAAACTTTTCAGGTTCTATAGTGTGACTTCGTCTATTTCTGCAGCAAAAATGCAGCCACGCACTGATGAGGAGTTTTAAACCTAAACGCTGTTTTCCCCTGGACTGGATTTTCAGTATATTTTGGTAGAAGACATGCGACATATTATTTGCATTGCAAATTGTATTCCTTAGTGAATTCGAACAACCCTAAGTGCCTTCCAGGCAGCAAGAGTCACTGGTCTCGTAGTGAAAAGTGGGGATGAGGGCACCCGAAGGCTTTGCTAATCCATTATCAACCACTGCTCCAGCACGGCGGCCGGGCTGGAAACCTCCCTCCAGAAAGGCGACCCCGAGGCACAGCCGCCGGAGACAGGGATGCGGGATGCGCGCAGCTCACCTGCCCGTGCAACCGGCCCGCCTCGTCCATGCAGAGGTAACGGGAACTCCGTACGCCCTTGATGGCCACGGTGCGGACGGCCACGGCGCGAATCTCCAGCAGACCTGCGGAGGTAGAGAGCGGCGTTATCTCCGCGGCCCCGTCCCGTCCTGTCCCCTGCGGTGCCATCCCCGTACCGCCTGTACTCACTCTGCAGGCTCTGGCTTCCGGCAGCATCCACCCGTCCGTCGCTGCCGATCCTcaggaagcagctgaagagcccaTGCTTGCTGGCCGTGTAGAGGTGCCGCAGCCGGATAGGTTCCCCCCAGCCGTAGTTAACGTGAGGACCGGCGTCGGGCAGCGGCAGCGATACGGCGGCGGCGGCGAGACCCAGCAGCGCCAGGGCGGCGGGGAGGGCAGCGGGGCTCGGCCCCATGCCACGGGAGAGGCGCAGAGGGACGCGGAAGCACGGGAAAGGATGCGGGGGGACGCGGAGGGGCGCGGAGCAGCTGCCGGGCGCTGTCTGCGCTGGCCTTGCCTCAGGGATGTAGCGCGGACGAAG contains the following coding sequences:
- the FGF19 gene encoding fibroblast growth factor 19, which codes for MGPSPAALPAALALLGLAAAAVSLPLPDAGPHVNYGWGEPIRLRHLYTASKHGLFSCFLRIGSDGRVDAAGSQSLQSLLEIRAVAVRTVAIKGVRSSRYLCMDEAGRLHGQLRYSTEDCSFEEEIRPDGYNVYRSKKHGISVSLSSAKQRQQFKGKDFLPLSHFLPMVNTVPVESTDFGEYGDYSQAFDPELYSSPLETDSMDPFGITSKLSPVKSPSFQK